In the Lepus europaeus isolate LE1 chromosome 18, mLepTim1.pri, whole genome shotgun sequence genome, one interval contains:
- the TMC6 gene encoding transmembrane channel-like protein 6 isoform X2 codes for MAQPLPFVLAVSEAPGDEDQEPSPYDEREVHDSFHQLIQEQVAREGLELQDRAAGAAGSGHHTLLGPGGTVVHSTATLRILASMPSRTIGRSRGAIISQYYNRTVQLRRRSRPLLGDVVRSARPSLRQRDLELDPTAQEEEEKRSLLVKELQGLAGAQRDHLLRAMPLSLAEKRSLREKSRPPRGQRGRAGVLSCCGRLGDTCSLAWHGMGLALLAGLQALTPWRYALKRIGGQFGSSVLSYFLFLKSLLALNGLLLLPLLAFLVGVQAAFPPPPEPGAARAFTGLELLTGAGRFTDSVLYYGYYSNGTLSPPCAPRGPGGRCALGAGGLHYHMPLAYLCTVGVAFFLTCITLVYSTSRSFGESYRVDSTSGVHALTVFCSWDHKVTQRRASRLQRDTLRTRLKELLAEWQLRHRPRGPCGRLRYAAVLGLVWLLCLGTTLGCCLAVLTFSETLVATEQEGQLLALPLVVGVLGLGASYLFRSLAALERLDSPVLEAYVAICRILIFKMAVLGVLCYHWLGRRAPTLQGRCWETFVGQELYRFMVVDLAFTLLDSLLGELAWRLLSEKQLRRRRKPEFDIARNVLDLIYGQTLTWLGVLFSPLLPAVQVLKLVLLFYLKKTSLLANCQAPRRPWLASRMRTVFCSLLCFPSFLGAAVFLCYAVWQVKPSGACGPFRALDTMYEAGTVWVRRLERAGPGESWLPWVHRYLVENTFFLFLASGLLLAVIYLNIQVVKGQREVICLLKEQIRNEGEDKVFLINRLHSVYESRERRAAGAEEPATPPALLTDGRDATCWDS; via the exons ATGGCCCAGCCGCTGCCGTTCGTCCTGGCTGTGTCCGAGGCCCCAGGGGACGAGGA ccaggagcccagcccctACGACGAGAGGGAAGTGCACGACTCCTTCCATCAGCTGATCCAGGAGCAGGTGGCtcgggaggggctggagctgcaggACAGGGCAGCGGGGGCCGCGG GTAGTGGCCACCAcactctgctggggcccggggggACCGTCGTCCACAGCACGGCCACGCTGCGCATCTTGGCCAGCATGCCCAGCCGGACGATCG GCCGCAGCCGTGGCGCCATCATCTCCCAGTACTACAACCGCACGGTGCAGCTGCGGCGCAGGAGCCGGCCCCTGCTGGGGGATGTGGTGCgctcggcccggcccagcctccgCCAGCGTGACCTGGAGCTGGACCCCACGGCGCAGGAAGAGGAGG AGAAGCGGAGCCTGCTGGTGAAGGAGCTGCAGGGCCTGGCGGGGGCCCAGCGGGACCACCTGCTGCGGGCCATGCCGCTGAGCCTGGCCGAGAAGCGCAGCCTGCG GGAGAAGAGCCGGCCGCCGAGGGGCCAGCGCGGCCGGGCTGGGGTCTTGTCCTGCTGCGGCCGGCTGGGGGACACCTGCAGCCTG GCCTGGCAcggcatggggctggcgctgctggCCGGCCTGCAGGCCCTGACGCCGTGGCGCTACGCCCTCAAGCGGATCGGCGGCCAGTTCGGCTCCAGTGTCCTCTCCTACTTCCTCTTCCTCAAGAGCCTGCTGGCCCTGAacgggctgctgctgctgccgctgctggccTTCCTGGTGGGCGTGCAGGCCGCCTTCCCGCCGCCCCCGGAGCCCGGCGCTGCCCGCGCCTTCACGGGGCTGGAGCTGCTCACGGGCGCG GGCCGCTTCACGGACAGCGTCCTGTACTACGGCTACTACAGCAACGGCACCCTGAGCCCGCCCTGTGCGCCCCGCGGGCCGGGCGGCCGGTGTGCCCTCGGCGCGGGCGGCCTGCACTACCACATGCCCCTGGCCTACCTCTGCACGGTGGGCGTGGCTTTCTTCCTCACCTGCATCACGCTGGTGTACAG CACGTCCCGCTCCTTTGGGGAGAGCTACCGGGTGGACAGCACCTCGGGCGTCCACGCCCTCACCGTCTTCTGCTCCTGGGACCACAAAGTGACTCAGAGGAGGGCCTCCCGCCTGCAGCGCGACACCCTGCGCACCCGGCTCAAG GAGCTGCTGGCCGAGTGGCAGCTGCGGCACAGGCCGCGgggcccgtgtgggagactgcgATATGCGGccgtgctggggctggtgtggctgCTGTGCCTGGGCACCACGCTGGGCTGCTGCCTGGCCGTCCTCACCTTCTCCGAG ACCCTCGTGGCCACAGAGCAGGAGGGGCAGCTGCTGGCGCTGCCCCTGGTGGTGGGTGTCCTCGGCCTGGGGGCCTCCTACCTGTTCCGCAGCCTGGCTGCCCTGGAGCGGCTCGACTCCCCGGTGCTGGAGGCCTACGTGGCCATCTGCAG GATCCTCATCTTCAAGATGGCCGTGCTGGGCGTCCTGTGCTACCACTGGCTGGGCCGCAGGGCGCCCACCCTGCAGGGCCGCTGCTGGGAGACCTTCGTGGGCCAGGAGCTCTACCGCTTCATGGTGGTGGACTTGGCCTTCACGCTGCTGGACTCGCTGCTCGGGGAGCTGGCGTGGAG gctcCTCTCCGAGAAGCAGCTCCGGAGGCGCCGGAAGCCCGAGTTTGATATCGCGCGGAATGTTCTGGACCTGATTTACGGGCAGACTCTGACCTG GCTGGGGGTCCTCTTctcgcccctcctccccgccGTGCAGGTCCTCAAGCTGGTGCTGCTGTTCTACCTGAAGAAG ACCAGCCTGCTGGCCAACTGCCAGGCCCCCCGCAGGCCCTGGCTGGCCTCGCGAATGCGCACCGTCTTCTgctcgctgctctgcttcccgtccTTCCTGGGCGCCGCCGTCTTCCTCTGCTACGCGGTCTGGCA GGTGAAGCCCTCGGGCGCGTGCGGCCCATTCCGGGCCCTGGACACCATGTACGAGGCGGGCACGGTGTGGGTGCGCCGCCTGGAGCGGGCGGGCCCcggcgagtcctggctgccctgggtgCACCGCTACCTGGTGGAGAacaccttcttcctcttcctggccTCGGGGCTGCTGCT GGCTGTCATCTACCTCAACATCCAGGTGGTGAAGGGCCAGCGAGAGGTCATCTGCCTGCTCAAGGAGCAGATCCGCAAC GAGGGAGAAGACAAAGTCTTCTTGATCAACAGGCTCCACTCCGTCTACGAGAGCAGGGAGCGCAG GGCTGCTGGAGCCGAGGAGCCTGCGACACCCCCGGCCCTGCTCACAGATGGACGGGACGCCACCTGCTGGGACAGCTAg
- the TMC6 gene encoding transmembrane channel-like protein 6 isoform X1, with protein MAQPLPFVLAVSEAPGDEDSQEPSPYDEREVHDSFHQLIQEQVAREGLELQDRAAGAAGSGHHTLLGPGGTVVHSTATLRILASMPSRTIGRSRGAIISQYYNRTVQLRRRSRPLLGDVVRSARPSLRQRDLELDPTAQEEEEKRSLLVKELQGLAGAQRDHLLRAMPLSLAEKRSLREKSRPPRGQRGRAGVLSCCGRLGDTCSLAWHGMGLALLAGLQALTPWRYALKRIGGQFGSSVLSYFLFLKSLLALNGLLLLPLLAFLVGVQAAFPPPPEPGAARAFTGLELLTGAGRFTDSVLYYGYYSNGTLSPPCAPRGPGGRCALGAGGLHYHMPLAYLCTVGVAFFLTCITLVYSTSRSFGESYRVDSTSGVHALTVFCSWDHKVTQRRASRLQRDTLRTRLKELLAEWQLRHRPRGPCGRLRYAAVLGLVWLLCLGTTLGCCLAVLTFSETLVATEQEGQLLALPLVVGVLGLGASYLFRSLAALERLDSPVLEAYVAICRILIFKMAVLGVLCYHWLGRRAPTLQGRCWETFVGQELYRFMVVDLAFTLLDSLLGELAWRLLSEKQLRRRRKPEFDIARNVLDLIYGQTLTWLGVLFSPLLPAVQVLKLVLLFYLKKTSLLANCQAPRRPWLASRMRTVFCSLLCFPSFLGAAVFLCYAVWQVKPSGACGPFRALDTMYEAGTVWVRRLERAGPGESWLPWVHRYLVENTFFLFLASGLLLAVIYLNIQVVKGQREVICLLKEQIRNEGEDKVFLINRLHSVYESRERRAAGAEEPATPPALLTDGRDATCWDS; from the exons ATGGCCCAGCCGCTGCCGTTCGTCCTGGCTGTGTCCGAGGCCCCAGGGGACGAGGA cagccaggagcccagcccctACGACGAGAGGGAAGTGCACGACTCCTTCCATCAGCTGATCCAGGAGCAGGTGGCtcgggaggggctggagctgcaggACAGGGCAGCGGGGGCCGCGG GTAGTGGCCACCAcactctgctggggcccggggggACCGTCGTCCACAGCACGGCCACGCTGCGCATCTTGGCCAGCATGCCCAGCCGGACGATCG GCCGCAGCCGTGGCGCCATCATCTCCCAGTACTACAACCGCACGGTGCAGCTGCGGCGCAGGAGCCGGCCCCTGCTGGGGGATGTGGTGCgctcggcccggcccagcctccgCCAGCGTGACCTGGAGCTGGACCCCACGGCGCAGGAAGAGGAGG AGAAGCGGAGCCTGCTGGTGAAGGAGCTGCAGGGCCTGGCGGGGGCCCAGCGGGACCACCTGCTGCGGGCCATGCCGCTGAGCCTGGCCGAGAAGCGCAGCCTGCG GGAGAAGAGCCGGCCGCCGAGGGGCCAGCGCGGCCGGGCTGGGGTCTTGTCCTGCTGCGGCCGGCTGGGGGACACCTGCAGCCTG GCCTGGCAcggcatggggctggcgctgctggCCGGCCTGCAGGCCCTGACGCCGTGGCGCTACGCCCTCAAGCGGATCGGCGGCCAGTTCGGCTCCAGTGTCCTCTCCTACTTCCTCTTCCTCAAGAGCCTGCTGGCCCTGAacgggctgctgctgctgccgctgctggccTTCCTGGTGGGCGTGCAGGCCGCCTTCCCGCCGCCCCCGGAGCCCGGCGCTGCCCGCGCCTTCACGGGGCTGGAGCTGCTCACGGGCGCG GGCCGCTTCACGGACAGCGTCCTGTACTACGGCTACTACAGCAACGGCACCCTGAGCCCGCCCTGTGCGCCCCGCGGGCCGGGCGGCCGGTGTGCCCTCGGCGCGGGCGGCCTGCACTACCACATGCCCCTGGCCTACCTCTGCACGGTGGGCGTGGCTTTCTTCCTCACCTGCATCACGCTGGTGTACAG CACGTCCCGCTCCTTTGGGGAGAGCTACCGGGTGGACAGCACCTCGGGCGTCCACGCCCTCACCGTCTTCTGCTCCTGGGACCACAAAGTGACTCAGAGGAGGGCCTCCCGCCTGCAGCGCGACACCCTGCGCACCCGGCTCAAG GAGCTGCTGGCCGAGTGGCAGCTGCGGCACAGGCCGCGgggcccgtgtgggagactgcgATATGCGGccgtgctggggctggtgtggctgCTGTGCCTGGGCACCACGCTGGGCTGCTGCCTGGCCGTCCTCACCTTCTCCGAG ACCCTCGTGGCCACAGAGCAGGAGGGGCAGCTGCTGGCGCTGCCCCTGGTGGTGGGTGTCCTCGGCCTGGGGGCCTCCTACCTGTTCCGCAGCCTGGCTGCCCTGGAGCGGCTCGACTCCCCGGTGCTGGAGGCCTACGTGGCCATCTGCAG GATCCTCATCTTCAAGATGGCCGTGCTGGGCGTCCTGTGCTACCACTGGCTGGGCCGCAGGGCGCCCACCCTGCAGGGCCGCTGCTGGGAGACCTTCGTGGGCCAGGAGCTCTACCGCTTCATGGTGGTGGACTTGGCCTTCACGCTGCTGGACTCGCTGCTCGGGGAGCTGGCGTGGAG gctcCTCTCCGAGAAGCAGCTCCGGAGGCGCCGGAAGCCCGAGTTTGATATCGCGCGGAATGTTCTGGACCTGATTTACGGGCAGACTCTGACCTG GCTGGGGGTCCTCTTctcgcccctcctccccgccGTGCAGGTCCTCAAGCTGGTGCTGCTGTTCTACCTGAAGAAG ACCAGCCTGCTGGCCAACTGCCAGGCCCCCCGCAGGCCCTGGCTGGCCTCGCGAATGCGCACCGTCTTCTgctcgctgctctgcttcccgtccTTCCTGGGCGCCGCCGTCTTCCTCTGCTACGCGGTCTGGCA GGTGAAGCCCTCGGGCGCGTGCGGCCCATTCCGGGCCCTGGACACCATGTACGAGGCGGGCACGGTGTGGGTGCGCCGCCTGGAGCGGGCGGGCCCcggcgagtcctggctgccctgggtgCACCGCTACCTGGTGGAGAacaccttcttcctcttcctggccTCGGGGCTGCTGCT GGCTGTCATCTACCTCAACATCCAGGTGGTGAAGGGCCAGCGAGAGGTCATCTGCCTGCTCAAGGAGCAGATCCGCAAC GAGGGAGAAGACAAAGTCTTCTTGATCAACAGGCTCCACTCCGTCTACGAGAGCAGGGAGCGCAG GGCTGCTGGAGCCGAGGAGCCTGCGACACCCCCGGCCCTGCTCACAGATGGACGGGACGCCACCTGCTGGGACAGCTAg